The Mangifera indica cultivar Alphonso chromosome 12, CATAS_Mindica_2.1, whole genome shotgun sequence DNA window CTCAAACTATAGTTTTACTCACGCATTCCAAATCattccaaaacaaaattaagcaattgtaaattaattattaacaaCTTAAACATTTAGCTCGCAAAAGAATGCATCATTCATAATTGGTTTAAATGATtatgttgtaaaaaaaaatgatattgctAGACATGATTTTATTGGGAAGATAAAGAAAAGATCATAATATTTTGTCCCTTAAAAGAGAATGTaatcataaaaagaaataaagaggTGGGGGAGGACTATGGTtggaattttttaaaagaaataaatatttaagttgacaagaaaatttgaaatagaaaaataatacattGTATAGAAGGATATTTAATTAAGGTAATTTAGTGTTATTCtattattaaaagtataaactctttttataattttttttttttttggtaatgagAAATTCCGTTGCATTAGAATCAAATTAACAATATCagataaaacaaatttcaaatttggtgACCGATTTTATAATCCgataagttaagagtttgaaCTTCTTATATtactaaaagaaatttaaatttatattttcttttgtcacTCAAATGACCTAATGAGGGTTTCTTTTTATAATACCTTTTAATCAAGttgatattatacaaatatttaattaatataaatgaacaATGTAAcgataaaattaaaatgcaaaCGTATCATAAGATTCTTttaaacttgagtcaaatttaGGTCCAGGAAAATAATCCTAATTCAACTTTTATAACTTTGCACAGCTGGGATGCATACAAAGATGAATTTAGCATTACATAACAAACATTCCATGGATCCTGTACTAAATTCTCATCactatcttttaaatttttctgaAAAAGAGGTGGGCATCTCTGGATTTCTATAAAGGAATACACGTAATAGGGACAGACAAATTATTAGAATCTCTCTTTCTAGCATAAAGCCGAGGCGGcttcatataaaatttcatcttcgAGAAGTATTCAAGAAAAGTGGAATCAGTGAGAATATTATCCATGTTCTATATGTAAGTcaagcatataaaaaaaaaaaagaaaaaattattggtCGAACGAATGAATCGTCAGATATCGATGTGTAATGTATTGAACAACTTTTCGGAAATTCCACCACTAAAGGACTGATCTTTCAGGATGTTGCAGAGAAGTTTATATAAAGCTGGAAAGCTGAAGGACGAAATTCCAGTTGAGTGCTGAAAGTAAGGTTACCAACAACTGGGATAAAGAATTCGGGATGAGGAATTTAAAGGAGGGCTGGGATTTATTTAGGGTCCACGGCATCTTGAATTGTCTTTTTCAGGGATTAATGCGATGGCTTGACTGTCCAATCGcgtatacatatataaagacTTTGCGTTGACTTGCTTTTCCCGTATAATGCTTTGCGTTAATTCCCTAGCTATtgcaataataaaattcattaatatttcCGGTTTAGTAGATGCAATTACATTCAACTTAATTCCATGGAAAACCCAGCATTATAGATTTGACTTCCAAGATATTTTGGTTCGAGCAATATCagagtgaaaaagaaagaaacaataaCAATACAATATCCTCAGGTTATTTCTTAGTTTTGTCCCGTCATTAATATCTTTATTACTTTTAGATAATGATAGATATAAACAATACTCATAGGGATCTAATTGAAGCCGATAAATGTAGGCTTGTCTGCTATGCAAACCTCAATAAATTTTCTGTGGCAGTGGCAAATTTAGAGTGTGTTTATAGCTTAAATGATATGGGAATCTCCTTGGTTTCAACTTACTGGGGTTGCCTTCTTGCTTAAATAACATAGAAATTGCCTGGTTTAATTCCTGTTATTAGTTGTCAGAGATTAAACTGAAGTAGGGAATATAAAAGAATGTGTTTGTTGATCTATATTTGAGATTGAATTGAAGATACAGATTGTTATAGCCATTTGCAAGTTTTCAATTATCACATCAGAtaattcttcaacttcatcgtCAAAAATGACAGTATCACGAACACCAACGTGTCCCCCATGTGGAGCACCATGATCTGCTGCGGCAAAAACTTCCTCAGGATTGGCTGTGTGGAGAACAATGTGAACTGCTGTACGGGCACTAGCAACGAAAATTGGAATTTTTTCTCTTGTTGTTTTTAAATTGCCTCGTGTAAATTCTTCAAAATGTGAAACCTGATCACCATTTCAGATACAGAGGTGATAGTAGGGCCTAAAAAATCCCTTATTGAGTAAGTTGGGTAGGTGATATTTAACACAATTCCCATTGCCGAATGGTTAGAAGTAGCTGGAACTTTAAGAACAATGTCGAGATTATGTCTCATGTGCAAGAGATGAAGACTGTTGAACTTATTGAACACATTCACAAAGTCTGAGTTTCCAACCTTGGGACTTGAAAAGGCAAAGACTGTTACCATGGCATCGGGCAGTGAAGAAAAACCAGAGTTAGAATTATAGCCATTGGCAACGCCAGCTACAGTTAATGTAGCAAGAGCACTTCCCAGAAAATGGCCTGCTACTGCGATGCTGATCTCCTCATGTTGGTACTGCTTCACCAGTTTCTTAACTGCCGTAAGAAcccatatataataaaataaatacgttGGATTTTGTATAGAATATATGGAAAACAAAATAACTTCTGgggttttatattaaatataaattatttacctAATCTCAAGAGAAAAACCATGCATGTACATAAGCATTTCCAGTTTGCTTGcctaaaattgatgaaaatggaGATCTTTTACCCAATCCAAGATTGTCACTGTTCCTCTCCAGCAAATAAGAATCTCTCTCCTCCCTAAGTGTTTCTTCCCTTCATCTGTGGCCATGGCCACGAAGCCAAACCATGAACGTGGGGAtagctttatcaatgaaatcaAGTGTCGACTCACCATAGACATAGTTGTTCATGGTGCAATCCTCTAAGCCAACCTTAGAAAAGAAGTCTTTTTCTTCACATATGGGTTGCCCATAGCTAAGAGGATTTGTTATACTCCACCCGACTGTGCCGTAAACAGCCTCAGTGCTTTTattataatgaattaaattgtTGCATAGACTTTTGTTGAGAGATTTCAGGAGACTTGACCAATTATTCTCCCCGTTACCATAAACATAATTGTTCATGGTGTAAATTGCATGGTCAACCTTAGAAAATAACTATTCATTTTCATAACCATGCTGATTTGTCTAAGCTGAACCTGTTGGCTACTGCAAATTGTTCATTTAATTCGTGGAAAATGCAGCTGAAAACCTTATTCATTCTTTGATACTTCAGCTTTTATATCAAGAATACATACAGCTGCAGAACACAACATAGTCATGACAGAGAAAGCATCCTTACCTGCTTTTCACCCCAGCTAATATTTGAAacttaacatataataaaaactaagtCTGCTGACCTTCTGCCAATCTGAAATTAGCAGCAACTGCTTCTGCACTTCAGCTTTCACACCACAGAAGAACCTGTGGTGAGCAAGAAAAAGTCCAGATTTCATACTAATTATCTTAAATCTTGAGCTTAAACAATATTAGAGTATATTTTTTGCTTAAATGACATGGAAATTACCttggtttcaactttcaagGTTGCTTTGTTACTCAAGTGGATACCAAAATTCTTTCTTGGACAAGTGATTacacgttttaataatttttttttcatttattgaaatataatggGACACATAGCCAACAACACATAGAGTAAACCCCAAGGTGACTCCGTGCTCGGAGGAActttattggccaaaggactatttcccacccaaggattacTGTTTTTTCAAGTATCccctctttaactttgaaaatctcaaatacctactcataagcagttaaaattaacagaaccctaaccccttaaaattttatctcttcccccccccccccccccccaaactttaaaaactaaaagttttcctccaacctaagttttaaaaaatgacagtttctccctagggtttggttttcaaaTCTTCGAATCCAAATCCGACGCTATTGCCGATCATATATCCCTCCCGAAGTTTCCTCTCCTTCTGACGGTCTTTTTTCACCCATTTGGACGCCCGATTGACATCGAATGAGGCTTGGAAGACGACGggagacgaagagcttcgtcggggaagacgaagctctttgtctttcCGAAGAAGATCGATGTCAAACGAACGTCCAAACGGATGAAGAGAGACCGCTGGAGAAAGAGAAAGCTTCAAGAGGGATAGACGGCTAGCAATATTACCAGATTTAACGCCAGAGATCTAGAAAccaaaccttaggggaaaactgtcattttttaaaacttcggtTAGAGAAAaccttttagttttcaaagtttagggaaggaaaaatagattatattttagttcttttttaatattatagataaatgacaattttacctttattaccgttaattttaactattcatagatgagtatttgagattttcaaagttaaaaggaggatacttgggaaaacaacaatccttgggtaggaaatagtcctttggccaactttattctcaataatattattagtgcTTGTGCAAACTGGAAGCACAGACTTTTTTAagtaatacatataattaattttttcccaaGATTATTAAGCAGTTTAAAATTGGGGAGTTCGCAGATACAGCTTGTGATTGCCATTTGTCAGATTTTCCATCACCATATTTGACTTATCAGTCTCATCATCAAGAATAACAGCATTGTTAACGGCAAATTTTGCACCAGGAAGACCAACAAGCTGCGGAGAACCCTGAGGTGCTGTGGCAAAATTTGCCCCAGGAAGACTTGCAAATTGCAGAGCACCGTGAGGGGCTACAGCAAAATTTGCCCCAGGAAGACCTGCAAACTGCAGAACACTGTGGGGTACTACAACAAAATTTGCCCCTAGACCTGCAAACTGTGGAGCACACTGAGGTGCAGCAGCAAAATTTGCCCCTTGATGACTTGCAAGTTGTGGAGCACTGAAAACTGCTACCTTAAGGGCAGTTGACACGAAAAGGAGGcgtttcttttcttcttgtattTCAATTGCCATGAGTAAATTCTTCAGATGGTGAAACCTGATTAGAATTTCGTAGACGGTGTGGACAGGGCAGAGTAGAAGATCTCATACTGTAAAATTGGTCCAGGTGATTGTAACAGAGTTCTCATCTTTGTATAATTAGCAGTTGGTGGAAGTCCAGGTTCAATGTCAAGAAAATGCCTCGTGCGCAAGAGATGAAGATTGTTGAATTTATCAAACACTTTGACGAAGTCTAAGTTTCCAACCTGGGGACTTGCAAAGGCAAAAATTGTGACCATGGCTTTGGGCATGCAAGAACAATTGGACTTACTGTTATATCCGTTGACAACCATGTTAGCTGTGTTCAATATAGCCAAAAAACCTCCCGGACCATGACTTGTTAATGTTATACTAATTTCCTCACCATGGTATTGATTCACCAGTTTCTTAACTTCGTTAAGAACTTGCGtatataacaacaataaaaaaaaaaaaaaaaagcagataatttttgttcataacCATAGCTCGGCTAAATCAAATAGGTTCAATGATCTCTTTCTTCGATAGACCGATCTGGCGCTCTGTGTGGTTATATCATACATATTCTGAATCAGTGGTGACTAGGGATAAAGTGGCATGGTGAGGCAAATATTATACCCCATGTATATGTATTATGactagaaacaaaaacaaatggtATGTTCCATTTTTTTTATGGTGAGGAACCTCCTCCGGTCAGCCCGCCGACATTAGGCTTAACCCTTCACATCGAACAAATAAAACCCTAATACTAGAAACAATAACAGATGGCAACAGGTCTCAAACTCTTACCCTCTCTTAAACTTTGTAAAGAGATTTCACTAACTCTTGCAATCAAGCTAGCCCTTGGGGCAGCATCTCTCTTTTAGTTTCTTAATAAACTTGATCACTACATGACTTTTTTCCTGCAATCCTCTAGCCTGTGCGTTTTTTTGCTATTCTAACTATGTGTTGTCTCTTCTTATCTCTATTTTTCGACGGTTAAAGATTTATGTAATCATCCTCTTCAACTTGAAAAAGGCAGACAAGATGGCTTTGCACCTGTTTTTATGGAcaacctttttcctttttaacatTTCACAACACACATTTGCTTCTATTTCCAAATTAAACTCCTCTTCACTCACAAAACAATGTTTCAGGGTAAAAGCCTTATTTCTCACCCATTTCTCAAATTATCATCACTATTATTATTTCATAGCTAATTATTATTCTCTTGTCGAGTTTTGTTAGCCTCACCTGCCTAACTTCTTAATTTCAGACTTGTCAAATGGGCAAAAATGTTATCCATGCATGCATACATTTACCATGCACATCAATTCATGTttggataattttgttttggaagaACATTTAACCAGACTGCATAACATTTTCAGTTTTTGAGAtgttcatcaaaattttttgttcattttctacGTGCAATTTCAGTGCAGAAAATGAAGCTGCACACAAAGCTATATTTGCAGAATTTTCACATGATTCAAGAAATTAGAGGCTGAGGAAGAAAGCTCACCAACTCAACCAGGAGAACCAAGTTTTGTTGTCCGAGCTGAAGCAGAAAATGTCCAAAGGGTACCCGAAATCCAAGCATAATGGTTAGAGGAATCATGGCTTGAGTTCGTCTGAGAATTCTGTAAAAACCAACAAACCTTGATCACAGATATATGTTGGTTTGGCTACATCCTTCTCGACTTCCTCATGCCAATATTAATGTCCatacaaaatattcaaattagatcAGATTTGTCATCAACCAAAAGTCATGTTATATTCCAAATCCAATTTGTTGGGAAAGAAGAAAAcggaataaaaatttttatttttgaaatccaTATTGCAATTGTGagttaaaaagatgcattatgaaaaaaagctaaaaatatCTATCCCCCTTTCACATACAACAAAAATATGACTCATCCAATATTTGTGGTAATTAAAAACTCACTAGTAATCCACGATTAGCTTCTTGTCTATGCTGGAGAAAGTTTTGTAAAAAGCCTTGAAATGTTTGTAAGCAATGTCTACATCTTCCTTCCCACATATCTCCCTCACGCTGCaagtcaaaaaaattaaacaaaaagaattacTTCAATagcattttgaatttaaaaataaaatgactgGTGCTGAAGTTTATTGGCACCATAAAAAACACAATTCTAacagatatatatattatcacagttctaaaagataaagagaaaCTCAACTAGATTCTGCAGAAGGGGATTGATAGAATTTATCTCTAATGttacatataataacatattccCAAATCAACTCCATAAAGAATGTAATATGCAtgtatgataatttattttgtattcttAATTAGCCATCTAATATACCTGATATATAATGAAGTTACGAAGTACGAAACCTTGTACATCCCTACTCATGCCACAGACCAATTAAAAAGAATATCTACAAATTAGAAATTGCACATCCTTTACAGAAGTGCACATAAAATGAGCTCAATAATATTACTACTTCCACttcaatttattgaaaaatcccAAAAACCTTAACCGGCCTGAttccaaattatttttctcctttaCTCACATGAAaagatacaaattaattaaatacctgTGCATGGAAAGCTGAGGTATGCCGCAATCAACAGTTCGAATGCCAACGCCTGAAGCAAGAATGGGCCCAATTGTGGACCCACATCCCATATCATTTCTTACCACAAATTCCTAAACAGagacatatatcaaataaaaaattagaagatcTGAAGTTTCAATGCTGAAACAATTTCTCAGTTTACTCTTTTCATTGAGAAGGTAAAGGTTAATCTGCAAAACAATGTgctttttgaaacaaaattaactGCACTTATACATCATCAACAAAGGGGGCAATCTATTCACTCCATCTGCCCTCATAGCACAGGAACCTAACTGGACTTGACCCAATTTGATAAGGCATAAACTGAGTTCTATAATTGACAACCTAGTCCAGTGGTGATTAGAACattaaagatttttatattgaaCTTTTGTCACCTTAAGTGTTGACATCTCAAAATCTCCCTAAATGGA harbors:
- the LOC123192288 gene encoding phospholipase A1-IIgamma-like, whose amino-acid sequence is MVFLLRLVKKLVKQYQHEEISIAVAGHFLGSALATLTVAGVANGYNSNSGFSSLPDAMVTVFAFSSPKVGNSDFVNVFNKFNSLHLLHMRHNLDIVLKVPATSNHSAMGIVLNITYPTYSIRDFLGPTITSVSEMVIRFHILKNLHEAI